Proteins from one uncultured Cohaesibacter sp. genomic window:
- a CDS encoding helix-turn-helix domain-containing protein: MPKRKWDKFAIKAELHRQGWTFTALGERFGCHRTNISVALDRPNSTGEKAISWAIGVPAEELWPDRYPKSATSHRIYDSRRHGPCTSQKVATLADNEAAA, translated from the coding sequence ATGCCGAAGCGTAAATGGGACAAGTTTGCCATCAAAGCCGAGCTTCACAGACAGGGCTGGACCTTTACCGCCCTTGGTGAACGGTTCGGTTGTCACCGAACCAACATCAGCGTCGCACTGGACCGCCCCAATTCTACTGGCGAGAAAGCCATTTCATGGGCCATTGGTGTTCCAGCCGAAGAGCTGTGGCCTGATCGCTACCCCAAATCAGCAACGTCTCATCGCATTTACGATAGCAGACGTCATGGTCCTTGCACCAGTCAAAAAGTTGCAACTCTAGCTGACAACGAGGCCGCAGCATGA
- a CDS encoding helix-turn-helix transcriptional regulator — MLKERLKQLVGQESVLSFAQKCEIGESSMRKYLDGRVPGLDKAAQIAKACNVSLQWLATGEGAMRPEEQVAQKSDEYIGIPRYDASLSAGNGFWNIDTAHELDHIPFTAEFLRRRLGRSNPDDLIILTANGDSMEPLIGDGDLVMVDQKKNELTDGVFAFVLNGMARVKRLNQTLAGDLEVMSENPLYRTEVFRKDDLINFQLIGKVVWCGHHFAR; from the coding sequence GTGCTTAAAGAGAGACTCAAACAGCTGGTTGGACAAGAAAGTGTCCTCTCATTCGCACAAAAGTGCGAAATTGGTGAGAGTTCGATGCGCAAGTATTTGGATGGGCGCGTTCCTGGCCTCGATAAAGCAGCTCAGATCGCAAAGGCTTGCAATGTCAGTCTCCAATGGCTTGCCACTGGCGAGGGGGCAATGCGGCCGGAAGAACAAGTGGCTCAGAAATCTGACGAATATATCGGTATTCCGCGCTACGATGCTTCTCTATCAGCCGGAAATGGCTTCTGGAATATCGATACAGCGCATGAGCTTGATCATATTCCTTTTACCGCCGAGTTTCTGAGAAGACGCCTAGGGCGCAGCAATCCTGACGACTTGATCATTTTAACCGCAAATGGCGACAGCATGGAGCCATTGATCGGTGATGGTGACCTGGTGATGGTTGACCAAAAGAAGAATGAACTAACTGATGGGGTGTTTGCCTTTGTTCTCAATGGCATGGCTCGCGTCAAACGCCTTAACCAGACATTGGCCGGTGATTTGGAAGTGATGAGTGAAAACCCGCTCTATCGCACTGAAGTCTTCAGAAAAGATGACTTGATCAACTTCCAGCTAATCGGCAAAGTCGTTTGGTGTGGCCATCATTTTGCTCGCTAG
- a CDS encoding TRAP transporter large permease: MEAALILSFVAMALIGVPVAYALALSVSFVLAFYMDLPQVLITNNLFSGIDSFSFMAVPFFMLAGAFMSAGGVTSRLVNVAQAMVGSFTGGLAQAVAVAGMFFAAISGSSAATTAAIGSTMVNEMEQKGYKREMATGIVAAAGTVGIVIPPSITFVVYGVIANVSIGDLFMAGVVPGLLMGGAMCGMGWYLAKKGQIPPDGSFSCKRLALALKDAFWALMTPVIIIGGIYSGIFTPTEAAAVAAVYGILVGLFIYKELAIRDFPEIVFKAVIGTTLIMFLVGAAKVFGWLMTNLQIPHMIGEAIIQFTSSGIVFLLIMNVLLLVLGTLVNASAAVVILTPIFLPVALNMGIDPIHFGVIMVVNLAIGCITPPVGLDLFVASAITKVPLEKVMKSTAPYLGALIVALLMITMIEPISTTLPYLFK, encoded by the coding sequence ATGGAAGCTGCACTTATTCTTTCCTTCGTCGCGATGGCGCTGATCGGTGTGCCGGTGGCTTATGCCCTGGCTCTTTCGGTCTCCTTCGTTCTGGCGTTCTACATGGACCTGCCACAGGTTCTCATTACCAACAACCTCTTCTCCGGCATCGATTCCTTCTCCTTCATGGCGGTGCCCTTCTTCATGCTCGCCGGAGCCTTCATGTCGGCGGGTGGTGTGACCTCGCGTCTGGTCAATGTGGCGCAAGCCATGGTCGGCTCCTTTACCGGAGGTCTGGCTCAGGCCGTGGCTGTGGCGGGCATGTTCTTTGCGGCCATTTCCGGGTCTTCCGCTGCGACCACGGCGGCCATCGGCTCGACCATGGTCAACGAAATGGAGCAGAAGGGCTATAAACGCGAAATGGCTACCGGCATCGTGGCTGCGGCCGGTACGGTGGGCATCGTCATTCCGCCTTCCATCACCTTCGTTGTGTATGGGGTTATTGCCAACGTCTCGATCGGCGATCTCTTCATGGCTGGTGTTGTTCCGGGCCTTCTGATGGGCGGCGCCATGTGCGGCATGGGCTGGTACCTTGCCAAGAAAGGCCAGATCCCCCCCGACGGGTCTTTTTCCTGCAAACGCCTCGCTCTGGCCCTCAAGGACGCCTTCTGGGCTCTGATGACCCCGGTCATCATTATCGGCGGCATCTATTCGGGTATTTTCACGCCAACGGAAGCGGCGGCTGTTGCTGCGGTCTATGGCATCCTGGTCGGTCTGTTTATCTATAAAGAGCTGGCCATTCGGGATTTCCCTGAAATCGTCTTCAAGGCGGTGATCGGCACAACGCTCATCATGTTCCTTGTGGGCGCTGCCAAGGTCTTCGGCTGGCTGATGACCAACCTGCAGATCCCGCACATGATCGGTGAAGCCATCATCCAGTTCACCAGTTCAGGCATCGTCTTCCTGCTGATCATGAACGTGCTACTTCTGGTATTGGGAACCCTTGTGAATGCGTCGGCTGCGGTGGTCATCCTGACCCCGATCTTCCTGCCGGTCGCCCTCAACATGGGCATCGATCCGATCCATTTCGGCGTCATCATGGTCGTCAACCTTGCCATCGGCTGCATTACGCCTCCGGTAGGGCTGGATCTGTTCGTGGCCAGTGCCATTACCAAGGTGCCCTTGGAAAAGGTCATGAAGTCGACCGCCCCCTATCTGGGCGCCCTGATCGTCGCCTTGCTGATGATCACGATGATTGAACCGATTTCGACCACGTTGCCGTATCTCTTCAAATAA
- a CDS encoding TRAP transporter small permease — MDAIFKILRKLLYGISVIAMLVMLTIIFIQVITRYVFGFSFEWSEELARFLFVWVVFLGSALIMGEDGHLAVELVPRLLNGTKPGFLLNLFINACGYVFILLLIVQGWKMAQTMTFQTSPGLGISMSYVYIIMPVSGVLMLMYHIKDTISIFRSLAGKAEDDNTDDTSVVTD; from the coding sequence ATGGACGCCATATTCAAAATCCTGCGCAAGTTGCTGTATGGGATTTCCGTCATTGCGATGCTTGTCATGCTGACAATCATCTTCATACAGGTCATCACACGCTATGTGTTCGGCTTTTCTTTTGAGTGGTCTGAAGAGCTGGCCAGGTTCCTGTTCGTCTGGGTCGTTTTCCTTGGCTCAGCGCTTATCATGGGAGAAGACGGACATCTCGCTGTTGAGCTGGTGCCACGCCTGCTCAACGGAACCAAGCCCGGCTTTTTGCTCAATCTGTTCATCAATGCCTGCGGCTATGTCTTCATTCTACTGCTGATCGTGCAGGGCTGGAAAATGGCGCAAACCATGACCTTCCAAACCTCCCCCGGCCTCGGCATATCGATGAGCTATGTCTATATCATCATGCCCGTCTCGGGTGTTCTCATGTTGATGTATCACATCAAGGACACCATAAGCATCTTCCGCTCGCTTGCAGGCAAGGCTGAAGACGACAATACCGATGACACATCGGTTGTAACGGACTAG
- a CDS encoding DctP family TRAP transporter solute-binding subunit: MIRLASILGAGLMALSLAAPTFAADVTLKLGHIAVPDHPYGKGADYFAKLVNEKSNGSIEVKVFPSSQLGGQKDLIEGMVFGAVDMALVGTAVLGQFQPQISIFDLPFIFNDRPHAYKSLDSVGMELGKELEGRGIKLLGYMENGIRHVTNNVRPIKEPADMEGLKIRVMTNKIFVEMMKSLGASPTPMAFSELYSAMQQGTVDGQENPSAHIFTKRFYEVQKYASKTAHAYSPEPMIISMISWAKLNDEQKAIIQDAAKEAIAWQRQISEEQDNEYWDQIIATGKMEVIDVDRSKFKAATAPVIEMFADTVGQDNIDKINALAE, from the coding sequence ATGATCCGTCTCGCAAGTATTCTCGGCGCTGGCCTTATGGCCCTTTCGCTCGCAGCCCCGACTTTTGCTGCCGATGTCACCCTCAAGCTCGGCCACATTGCCGTGCCTGACCATCCATATGGCAAGGGCGCTGACTATTTCGCCAAACTCGTCAACGAAAAGAGCAACGGCTCCATCGAAGTCAAGGTTTTTCCAAGCTCCCAGCTGGGCGGTCAGAAAGACCTGATCGAAGGCATGGTTTTCGGTGCTGTTGACATGGCTCTGGTCGGAACCGCTGTTCTGGGCCAGTTCCAGCCACAGATTTCCATTTTCGACCTTCCCTTCATCTTCAACGACCGGCCGCATGCCTACAAGTCTCTGGATAGCGTCGGCATGGAGCTTGGCAAGGAATTGGAAGGCCGCGGCATCAAGCTGCTGGGCTATATGGAAAACGGCATCCGCCACGTTACCAACAATGTCCGCCCCATCAAGGAACCGGCCGACATGGAAGGCCTGAAGATCCGCGTCATGACCAACAAGATCTTTGTTGAAATGATGAAATCTCTGGGTGCTTCTCCAACCCCCATGGCCTTCAGCGAACTCTATTCTGCCATGCAGCAGGGCACGGTGGACGGTCAGGAAAACCCTTCAGCGCATATCTTCACCAAACGCTTCTATGAAGTCCAGAAATATGCCTCCAAGACTGCACACGCCTATTCTCCGGAACCGATGATCATTTCCATGATCAGCTGGGCAAAGCTCAATGATGAGCAGAAAGCCATCATTCAGGACGCCGCCAAGGAAGCTATTGCATGGCAGCGCCAGATCTCTGAAGAGCAGGACAATGAATATTGGGATCAGATCATCGCAACTGGCAAAATGGAAGTCATCGATGTTGATCGCTCCAAATTCAAGGCTGCTACGGCTCCTGTGATCGAAATGTTCGCCGACACCGTTGGTCAGGACAATATCGACAAGATCAACGCTCTGGCCGAATAA
- a CDS encoding sigma-54 dependent transcriptional regulator, which yields MDQIDISILYIEDDKSVQFAYQQSMEMAGFTVLTADNAEDGLKLVRKHPASVVLTDIRLPGMSGVKLMEKVLAIDPAIPVVLITGHGDVEMAVNAMKQGAHDFIEKPCSNKRLTEILQRAVDKRRLELENVQSRLQQKAANGPVMIGSSKAMNRIREMILNISDTDADVLVQGETGTGKEVVANAIHMWSDRRNANFVPLNCAAFPDSLFESEMFGHEAGTFTGATKKRIGKVEYAHKGTLFLDEIESMPLDIQAKFLRVLQERTVERLGNNILVPVDCRVVAATKEDLQELSEKKAFRSDLYYRLNVVTIHLPPLRERREDIPELFYHFAFQAAQQYRRPMPDIKPELIIWLQTQKWPGNVRELKHFADRYILGFVPPETDGFSISDENRMSLTECLDSFEKQLIEDALRQTGGHVGSAAKQLLLPRKTLYDKLNRHDIKPDAFRSGN from the coding sequence GTGGACCAAATCGATATTTCGATACTTTACATCGAAGACGATAAAAGCGTGCAATTTGCGTATCAGCAATCCATGGAAATGGCTGGCTTTACCGTTCTTACGGCAGACAATGCGGAAGACGGGTTGAAGCTGGTGCGAAAGCATCCGGCCTCGGTCGTTCTGACCGACATTCGCCTGCCGGGCATGTCTGGCGTCAAGCTGATGGAAAAGGTACTCGCCATTGATCCGGCCATCCCTGTGGTGCTGATCACGGGGCATGGCGATGTGGAAATGGCGGTCAATGCCATGAAGCAGGGCGCCCATGACTTTATCGAAAAACCATGCAGCAACAAGCGCCTGACGGAAATCCTGCAACGAGCGGTCGACAAGCGTCGGCTGGAGCTGGAGAATGTCCAGTCACGCTTGCAGCAAAAGGCGGCCAATGGTCCCGTGATGATCGGCTCGAGCAAGGCGATGAACCGTATTCGGGAGATGATCCTGAATATCTCGGATACAGATGCTGATGTGCTGGTGCAGGGCGAAACGGGCACGGGCAAGGAAGTGGTGGCCAATGCCATCCATATGTGGAGCGATCGGCGCAATGCCAATTTCGTGCCGCTGAACTGCGCCGCATTTCCCGACAGTCTGTTTGAAAGCGAAATGTTTGGTCATGAGGCTGGCACCTTCACGGGCGCTACCAAAAAGCGGATCGGCAAGGTGGAATATGCGCACAAGGGCACGCTGTTTCTTGATGAGATTGAAAGCATGCCGCTGGATATTCAGGCCAAATTTCTGCGCGTGCTGCAAGAGCGCACCGTTGAGCGGCTGGGCAACAATATACTCGTGCCGGTCGATTGCCGCGTGGTGGCAGCCACGAAGGAAGATCTCCAGGAACTGAGCGAAAAGAAAGCCTTTCGCTCCGACCTCTATTATCGGCTGAATGTCGTTACCATTCACCTGCCGCCCCTGCGCGAGCGGCGCGAAGACATTCCCGAGCTGTTTTATCATTTTGCCTTTCAGGCTGCCCAGCAATATCGGCGCCCGATGCCGGACATCAAGCCCGAGCTTATTATCTGGCTGCAAACCCAGAAATGGCCGGGCAATGTGCGCGAGCTGAAACACTTCGCCGACCGCTATATTCTCGGTTTTGTGCCCCCTGAGACGGACGGCTTCTCTATTTCGGATGAAAATCGCATGAGTCTCACGGAATGTCTGGATTCCTTTGAAAAGCAATTGATCGAAGACGCCCTGCGTCAGACCGGTGGTCATGTCGGCTCGGCTGCCAAGCAGTTGTTGCTGCCGCGCAAGACCCTGTATGACAAGCTCAATCGCCACGACATCAAGCCAGATGCCTTTCGCTCGGGCAATTAG